The Lysinibacillus irui sequence GACTGTTCGTTAGAAGCGGCTTCAATTTGCTCCATACTTTCCATAAGAGATTGAACATTACTCGTAATGGTTTTCAGGGAGCTTTCAATTTGTTCTGTTGCAGTAGCAGTCTCACTAGAAAGCTTTCGTACTTCCTGAGCTACGATATTAAATCCTGCCCCGTACTGCCCAGCACGTGCGGCTTCAATAGAGGCATTTAACCCTAGTAAATTGGTTTGTCTGGAAATCGTTTTAATAAAATCTGTTACCTCATTTGAACGAGAAGAATTTTCGAGAGCATGTCGAGATTTCTCTGTAATGGTTTCACTCGTTGCTGACAATTCTTCGGAATGGGCAGCGAAAGTATGTATTTTTAGTTGTAGCTCTTGAATAACAGCTTGTAGGCTGTCCATAAAGCCCTCCACTTTTTCTTGAGCATCTAATGGAAACAGTAAGCTTAATACAGCTACCACTTTGCCCTGTTCACGCACAGGATAAAGCTCACTATTCATCGGAATCCCAAAATACTCTTTCGGAATGCTACGCTTTAATATTTCCCCTCTTGCAACACGACGAAAATCCGGTGAATCCTCCGCTAATGAACCGATTTGTAAGTTCGTTTGAACCCTCGTTCCCTCCAAAACAAAAAGCGTTTCCCTTCCTTCTGCACTTGTAATGGTTATCGCAATTTCTTTGTTAAAGATTTCATGAAAAATCGGTAAAGTCTCTTCTAATGATTGTATAATCCCCATAACCCTTCCCCCTCTATTTTTCTTTATTATACTTGACTGCTTGGGGTAAACATACTTCTTTTTAAAACATAATAAAATACCTCAAAGTATGAACATACTTTGAGGTATTTTTTGTCTATTATTTAAGGTTGTAGAACGATTGTAAACCAAGATACTCTGCTGTTGAACCAAGTTGATCTTCAATGCGAAGAAGTTGGTTGTATTTTGCTACACGGTCTGTACGTGATGGAGCACCTGTTTTAATTTGACCAGCATTTGTTGCAACAGCGATATCAGCAATTGTTGCGTCTTCTGATTCACCAGAACGGTGAGAGATAACTGCTGTGTAGCCTGCACGTTTCGCCATTTCGATCGCTTCAAATGTTTCTGTTAGCGTACCGATTTGGTTTACTTTGATAAGGATGGCATTGCCTACACCTTGCTCAATACCAGCTGCTAATTTTTTCGTATTCGTTACAAATAGGTCATCACCTACTAATTGTACACGACTACCGATACGATCTGTTAATAGCTTGTGTCCAGCCCAGTCATTTTCGTCTAAGCCGTCTTCAATTGAGATGATTGGGTATTTGTTTGTTAACTCCTCGTACCAATCAACCATTTCTTCTGATGTTTTCACAACGCCTTCACCATCTAAGTGGTATTTACCGTCTTCTTTATTGAATAGCTCAGATGATGCTACGTCCATCGCAAGTTTAACTTCTTCGCCTGCTTTGTAGCCAGCTTTTTCAATTGCTTCTAAGATGACAGTGATTGCTTCTTCGTTAGAGCCAAGGTTTGGTGCAAAACCACCTTCATCCCCTACTGCTGTATTATAACCTTTTGCTTTTAGAACAGCTTTTAAGCTATGGAAAATTTCAGCACCAATGCGTAATGCATGGCGGAAAGATTCCGCTCCAACAGGCATAACCATAAATTCTTGGATGTCTACATTGTTATCTGCGTGAGCGCCACCGTTTAAAATGTTCATCATAGGTACTGGTAATTGTTTAGAATTAAACCCACCAAGATATTGATAAAGAGGTACATCTAAATAATCTGCCGCAGCATGTGCAACTGCCATAGACACACCAAGAATTGCGTTGGCACCTAGCTTGCCCTTATTTTCTGTGCCATCTAGCTCGATTAAAGCTTTATCAATGACAACTTGGTCAAGAACTGAATAGTTACCTTCTAATTCTTCTGCAATAATTGTGTTTACATTTTCAACTGCTTTTAATACACCTTTGCCTAGGTAACGTGATTTGTCACCATCGCGTAATTCTACCGCTTCGTATTCACCTGTTGATGCACCTGATGGTACGATTGCGCGTCCAAATGCACCTGATTCTGTAAATACTTCAACCTCTACTGTTGGGTTGCCACGTGAGTCTAAAACTTCGCGCGCATAAACTTGTGTAATAAATGGCATAATTAATTCTCCTCTTTTTCAATTAATGAT is a genomic window containing:
- the eno gene encoding phosphopyruvate hydratase — its product is MPFITQVYAREVLDSRGNPTVEVEVFTESGAFGRAIVPSGASTGEYEAVELRDGDKSRYLGKGVLKAVENVNTIIAEELEGNYSVLDQVVIDKALIELDGTENKGKLGANAILGVSMAVAHAAADYLDVPLYQYLGGFNSKQLPVPMMNILNGGAHADNNVDIQEFMVMPVGAESFRHALRIGAEIFHSLKAVLKAKGYNTAVGDEGGFAPNLGSNEEAITVILEAIEKAGYKAGEEVKLAMDVASSELFNKEDGKYHLDGEGVVKTSEEMVDWYEELTNKYPIISIEDGLDENDWAGHKLLTDRIGSRVQLVGDDLFVTNTKKLAAGIEQGVGNAILIKVNQIGTLTETFEAIEMAKRAGYTAVISHRSGESEDATIADIAVATNAGQIKTGAPSRTDRVAKYNQLLRIEDQLGSTAEYLGLQSFYNLK
- a CDS encoding methyl-accepting chemotaxis protein; the protein is MGIIQSLEETLPIFHEIFNKEIAITITSAEGRETLFVLEGTRVQTNLQIGSLAEDSPDFRRVARGEILKRSIPKEYFGIPMNSELYPVREQGKVVAVLSLLFPLDAQEKVEGFMDSLQAVIQELQLKIHTFAAHSEELSATSETITEKSRHALENSSRSNEVTDFIKTISRQTNLLGLNASIEAARAGQYGAGFNIVAQEVRKLSSETATATEQIESSLKTITSNVQSLMESMEQIEAASNEQSELVQQFSEAIEKLSDVSDQMALYVKGILR